A window of the Pseudomonas sp. B21_DOA genome harbors these coding sequences:
- a CDS encoding HU family DNA-binding protein yields MRKPELAAAIAEKADLTKEQANRVLNAVLEEITGALHRKDSVTLVGFGTFLQRHRGARTGKNPQTGEPVKIKASNTVAFKPGKSLKDSVNP; encoded by the coding sequence ATGCGTAAACCAGAACTCGCCGCTGCAATCGCCGAAAAGGCAGACTTGACCAAAGAACAGGCCAACCGCGTCCTGAACGCCGTCCTCGAAGAAATCACCGGCGCCCTGCACCGCAAGGACAGCGTGACGCTGGTCGGCTTCGGCACCTTCCTGCAACGCCACCGCGGCGCCCGCACCGGCAAAAACCCGCAGACCGGCGAACCGGTCAAAATCAAGGCCAGCAACACCGTGGCGTTCAAGCCAGGCAAGTCGTTGAAAGACAGCGTCAATCCTTGA